AACTCAGTGCCGTTTTGAGTGCAGACAATGCCGTGTCATGTTCAGGTTGCCACTGGAATGCAatgtcttttctcagcacctGTCTGAGAGGCGCTGTAAGTGATGCCTCGCCTGGGATAAATGGAGCAAGATATCTGATCATGCCTAAAATACGCTGTAGTGATTGTCTATCTGTGGGTGTTGGCATGCTCACTACTGCCTGTATCTTGCAACCATCTGCGCTCACGCCCTGTGGAGTGATCACATGTCCCATAAAATGTACTTTGTTCACCTTGTACTGAATCTTTTCAGGGTTGAATTTCACATTGTGTTTTTCCGCTCTCTCCATAATTTTAGCAACAATGACATCATGTTCTTGTGACAATCATGTCATCAGCTATGATATGTAGACCTTCTATGTCACTGAACACTTCATTATTGTACTGCTGAAAGACTTCACTTGCAGACTTGACACCAAATGGCAGACGTTTGAATCTATATCTACCCCATGGTGTGTTGAATGTGCATAGCAAGGAGGAGTCTGTGTCAAGTTTGATTTGCCAATAACCATCCTTTTCTTCGAAGATGGAGAAAATGTTCTTTCCAGCAAGCCTACAAAGTACATCTTCGGTAGTTGGGATAGAGAAGTGTTGGCGAAGAATGGCTTTATTTAGGTCACGAGGATCAAGGCATACTCGTATtgacccattttttttttcagtgacaaCAAGGCTGTTAACCCATGGAGTGGGCTGGGTGACTGGTGCTATAGAATCTGCTTGCAACAGCTGATCCAGTGTGTCCTTCAATTTGCCCAGCACTGCTAAGGGAATTTTTCTACAGCCATGTATGACTGGGACTGCTTTCGGATCGACATGTATATGATGTTCACCTGGAAACTGACCAAGTCCTTCAAAAACTGTAGAATGTTGTGTTATCAGCTCCTCTTTGGAGGTAGGACGCTTGATTACAATGGTCTCAACTCTTTTCAGCAGTTGCATCCGTTCACATGCTTCCTTGTCAAGTATTGGAATGGACGAGTGTCTGGTACACTTTAGGTATGACGCACTGCAGCTTGGCCACTCCTTCTGGCTTTAATTTTGTTCCACCATACGCCACCAACATAGTCGAAGTCGGTTGCAGGAACGCTGTTTCGTGCAGAGATTGATAAATGTCTAGGGGTATAATATTGGCTTCAGCCCCGGAGTCCAATTTGAACTTCACTGTCACATTTCCAATGTCTACATCTGTGTACCATGCTTTTTATACAGAGCTGGGGGTCTCTTTTAGTTCCACTGTCCCTATGAATAATGTATCAACAGTGACATTTCTATTGTGTTTAGGCAGAGTGTCTTTTTTTTCCAGACATGCACACTGAAGCAAAATGATTGCATTTTCCACAGGCATGACATGTAGCTCCAAAGGCTGGACATTGTCGTGGAGGGTGAGATTTTCCACACTTTTTGCAGATGAATGACTCCACATTTGCCCTTTGctgttgagatggtgttctttcGTATCTCTTGATCTGCTTTGCATCTTTTGTCTTCCTTTTAATTGCGTGAACAGTTTTATTCTGCTCTCCCATTGCTTGAATCTGTGTTTTTGCTGCCTCTgagctgctctacaaatgtccaCTGTTTTTTCAAGGGTCAGATTTATTTATCTTAAGAGCCTCTCCTTTAAACGCTGAACACGATTTTGTCTCTTATCATGTCAGATTCCGTTGAACCGAACTCACAGTCCTTACTCTTTTGATTTAAATCTGTGATGTACTTATCAATGGTAATTGAATCAGGCATGGGGTAAGCCCAGAACTGATGTCTTTCAAAAACAACATTCTTTCTCGGTAAGCAATACTTCTCCAGTGCAGTTATTATATCTTGCATTGTTACATCTTCCTCTTCTGGCTCAACAGACAGCGAGTTGTACACTTCTAAGGCCTCCTCTCTTATTGCATGAAGTAGAATGGCTATTTTTACCTTCTCACTTTTTGAGTCTGATCCTGTAGCAGtcatgtaaatgttgaacagCTGTATCCATCTCCTCCAGTTTTCGCCTGTATTCCCAGACAGGACTAATGTGCCGACTTACTCGGTCGCGTCTCAGTGCTGTGAAGTGCAGGTTCGAGTTCATGAAACGACTCTCTTCTGACACCATGTAGTGTTCCTCCTCGTGTAGTGTATTTGACAAACTACTCACACGGATAGGTTTATCTCAGAACCACTTGTTTATTGGAGAACACTAGCAGCTCGTGCTGCTAACCAGCTTGTGCATgtatatcactcactcactcccggTAACCACACTTGTAAAACCACGGTGGCCCTCTATCGGAGTTAATATGCAATTACACCATAAATGCTTATAACATTATACCacattaactttccagtatgtatttcacaaactagttagcagtTTACTACGAAGACACCACTCAACTctgccctgtctgcagagccaccatCAGATCAAAGtaagctctgtaaacaatggagttaGAGCACgatctgctggacaaactatgtaatgacaccaattctaaagcattatTTTCTACATTaaatgttctgaaaaaaagttttcatatctgcgcatatcggtAAAATACACGCCGATATCAATATATCGGCAAAAGTATAATATCggccgaccgatatatcggttggaCAGTTTTTAGCGCATTGCTATGCGTATGCTAAGGTATTCTAATCAGTTTTTAGTACATTGCTGTATGGTAGCAAAGGTGTTGTAAACAgtttttagcacattgatatgctgatgctaaggtgttcttagtggtttttagcacattgctttacggatgctaaggtgttctaggtgtcTTTTAGCATATCGCTTTGCTGTTGGTAAGGTCTTAATGGTTTTTAGCAAATTTCTATGTGGAcgctaaggtgttctaagtagTTTTTAGAACATTGCTGTGTGGTCGCTAAGGTGTAATAAGTGGTTTTAGCGCATTGCAAAAAACACTTTGATCATCTTAGTGTTTTTAGCAAATTCCAAAGTGGTTGCTTAGGTGTTTTAAgcagtttttagcacattgctatgcggttgctaaggtgttctgagtgtttttagctaattatgtggttgctaatgCATTCTAAACTCTTTGTTATGCGGTTGATAGGGTGTTTTAAATGATTCTTTGATTATTGCCATGAGGTTGCTCCAGACATCACAAAATCATTCCCACAACCTCCAGACTGCATAAACATAGTAGCATAGTAGTAAACTCACTCAATCCATAACACCACCCCCCAAACAAAAGCACATACAAAATCAGTTTAGGATCAGAACCTACACAGACACTAGAAATGCATGCCtgctaatattttatatttaagcatCTACTCCTGTATGTTCTTGTTTTTATTTCTGTCTAATATTGCTCATCATAAAAGGAATTCCCATCATCATGAAGGCTTAAAGGACATTCTTATATTCTTATTCATAACACACGTCTCATAAACGGCTTCTCTATTGCTGATTGTGTCTGTATAACAAAGAACAAGTGTCTCGTTCTGCGTATCTCGGTCGGTGTTCTCCTCCCCAAACACCCACAGAACATGAAGACACATTCTTACAAAATTAAAATCAGCCAATATTTTGTATGTTAAAAGCAAAGAACTGAGTAGAAACGGTAGATCCAGACAATTTTTTTCTTTGCAGTCTTTGAATTTAATATTGTTTCAGAATTGAATGTTAGacatgtaaaaatctaaatatttaatgATGGCTTGGTTTGATGTAGCAGCAAAGAAATTGGGCTTTCCTTGCATTGAACTGTTTGTGAAGGTAAGAGATCATTTCACTTGCAATCTGCAGAGAAATAGGGCAACTGTTGTCGGAATTAAAGTATTGTTTTGAGTGAAATAGATCATTgagcactctctctcacacacacacacatgcccaaatatatatatatatatatttatttttattttttttttctggcaaAAGTAAAAGATAAAGATTACAATTACTGACAAAGCTAATGAAGTTGTTTTGCCATTTACCAAAATATTTTTAACTACAGTTTACTGAAAGGTAATTATTCTCATTAAATttaatatttagcatttatttttaaatgtatagtatGTACTCTGTTTAATGATTAAAAgccaaaacaaatattaaattgaAATCAGATTGAAATATTACCACtttttgaaaatacatttatttgtctttatttgtttttgttttatggatGTTATTATCAACAATGGAAGCCTTTTTCATTTAGATTAAAGCGctttgtgtttaaatgtttttattagacCATTGACTACATAATTTTCCCCCAGACAAATATTTATTCATTAGCAAATATTATTGGCTTATAACGTAAGTAACCTTTCATTTACCGTAAACACTGGCTGACCTTGCTCATCTTAAACATTGTGTACACAGAATCCCTGATACATACAATGCTGTTTTCAGTTTATAGGTAAAAAAGGGAGTTTATTTGCATAGTTTTTCTCAACAGCAATCCATTGTACAATTTAACAGCAATTGAAGTTTGTGGCATATAATCACATGAATGGTATGCTAATATGTGCTTTGAATGTTGTGTGTCTCTAGGCTGGCAGTGATGGAGAGAGCATTGGAAACTGTCCCTTCTCTCAAAGGCTTTTCATGATTCTATGGCTGAAGGGTGTCATCTTCAATGTCACAACTGTGGACCTCAAGCGGTGAAGCACACTATTGACAACAACATATCATGTAGTTTTACCTCTGTGTTTTCCCCAAAAAGCTGATTTTTCTATGTAGGATTTGTGCTATggtctatccctttaaggaaccaTGTCCTACCATGCAAAATCACAGTTACATTGTCAAAATGTCTAGATATTTGACacatttttctaaacaaaacaaaaagattttgCAAAAAGGTATTGATGAGGGGCTGATATGTTTGGTTGTGTCTCACAGGAAACCAGCAGATTTGCAGGATCTCGCTCCAGGTACAAACCCACCATTCATGACCTTCAATGGAGAAGTTCTGGTGGACGTCAACAAGATTGAAGAGTTCCTTGAGGCGAGACTGGTGCCACCACGGTACGTCCTAGatgtgcatatacactcacctaaaggattattaggaacacctgttcaatttctcattaatgcaattatctaatcaaccaatcacatggcagttgcttcaatgcatttaggggtgtggtcctggtcaagacagtctcctgaactccaaactgaatgtcagaatgggaaagaaaggtgatttaagcaattttgagcgtggcatggttgttggtgccagacgggccagtctgagtatttcacaatctgctcagttactgggattttcacgcacaaccatttctagggtttacaaagaatggtgtgaaaaaggaaaaacatccagtatgcggcagtcctgtgggcaaaaatgccttgttgatgctagaggtcagaggagaatcggccgactgattcaagctgatagaagagcaactttgtctgaaataaccactcgttacaacttaggtatgcagcaaagcatttgtaaagccacaacacacacatccttgaggcagatgggctacaacagcagaagaccccacgggtaccactcatctccactacaaataggaaaaagaggctacaatttgcaagagctcaccaaaattggacagttgaagactggaaaaatgttgcctggtctgatgggtctcgatttctgttgagacattcagatggtagagtcagaatttggcgtaaacagaatgagaacatggatccatcatgccttgttaccactgtgcaggctggtggtggtggtgtaatggtgtgggggatgttttcttggcacactttaggccccttagtgccaattgggcatcgtttaaatgccacggcctacctgagcattgtttttgaccatgtccatccctttatggccaccatgtacccatcctctgatggctacttccagcaggataatgcaccatgtcacaaagctcgaatcatttcaaattggtttcttgaacatgacaatgagttcactgtactaaaatggcccccacagtcaccagatctcaacccaatagagcatctttgggatgtggtggaacgggagcttcgtgccctggatgtgcatcccacaaatctccatcaactgcaagatgctatcctatcaatatgggccaacatttctaaagaatgctttcagcaccttgttgaatcaatgccacgtagaattaaggcagttctgaaggcgaaagggggtcaaacacagtattattatggtgttcctaataatcctttaggtgagtgtagatactTGATATATCATTTAAAgcctttttttaattgtattttacttAATTGTATTGACCTCTGTGCAATGTTTTAGATATCCAAAGTTGGCAGCAAAGCACCCAGAATCCAACACAGCAGGAATAGATGTATTTGCCAAATTTTCTGCCTATATCAAGAACCCTTGCAAAGAAACGAATGAAGGTGAGTTTAATTGGTTTTATTGAATATCTGGTTGTGAAATTAGACTCATGAAATGAatgattataaatgtattattttgtttagaaatggtgttgattattattattatattaaggtCTGGAGAAAGCTCTTTTGAAGTCCCTGAAGAGATTGGATGAGTATTTGCAGACGCCGCTGCCAGAGGAAATAGACGGCAACAGCAAAGACAATCCTGGTCCATCTACACGCAGTTTTCTGGATGGACAGGATCTCACGCTGGCCGACTGTAACCTGCTTCCCAAACTAC
This genomic window from Xyrauchen texanus isolate HMW12.3.18 chromosome 11, RBS_HiC_50CHRs, whole genome shotgun sequence contains:
- the LOC127651379 gene encoding chloride intracellular channel protein 4-like, coding for MMAWFDVAAKKLGFPCIELFVKAGSDGESIGNCPFSQRLFMILWLKGVIFNVTTVDLKRKPADLQDLAPGTNPPFMTFNGEVLVDVNKIEEFLEARLVPPRYPKLAAKHPESNTAGIDVFAKFSAYIKNPCKETNEGLEKALLKSLKRLDEYLQTPLPEEIDGNSKDNPGPSTRSFLDGQDLTLADCNLLPKLHIMKVVARKYRGFEIPTEMTGIWQYLNNTYQREEFMNTCPADREIEFAYLNVAKKIK